The sequence tgtaaattgcaatattatcatttatttatttcagtaaatTTTTCGTTGTAGACCTtcaaaatgaaatgattttaagaattaaatagatattaacaATTCGTAGCAGTAACAATTAAtgctaaaaaaataagtatccATAGACAATTTTCAGTAGACTGCGGTTGAAATAATATCTTCAAAGTAGGATGGATGAGAGGTCGTGATGTGTTTGTGATTAACATTCGAGTTTTTTTTCCTAAAACCTGTAAAAATATCAATACTCAACAAAGTTTCAACTTAatgtattaagtatttattatgtaGATACGAGGGTACACTGCTAAAACCCAATAAGTTCCACGCAAcccaaaaaatacttattgaGTATACTCTTGGATATTTCAAAGATTCTACAGAGCAAATACCAGTCAGTCATTGTCAGAATAACAAGATAGAAATCATGAATAGAGTTTTGTGGCGCTTCCATTCTACGTGACATTgacgaagtgcattgtgctcggtgtggcactactgaaagccataaagcaaaataagaagaagaagaagaagagtttTGGACTATGAGAGTGAAGAAGATTGAGAATGAAATTGGGTcgagtaaattttattttcttttacttaGGTGCTCgccgatgatagcctagtgctttAACTTTATGCCATCATAGCCAAATATTGCTTTAACGGAGAAGAAAAGCAGCGTaaagaaatctgcatgcctgagacatCCCcattaatattctcaaaggtgtgtgaagtctgttaatCCGCATTTAggtagcgtggtggactaaggcCAAACccgtgacccgtgctcagtggaCCGGTGCGGGCGGtgggttgaaatgatgatgatgatgatgacttacttGCATCCTAAGCGACAGAAGTATTCTTGGATAGTACTTCTTCAAGTGTTACTTCTATTACATCAGCATTAGCAAAGTTGACTCTCATTTTCTCGTCCAAATCTACCTTGAGCTCGACAAGCTCTGCAAGAATTTCGCTTATGTCTGACCATTTAGCCCTTTCCATTACAATAGCTTGGGAAACATCATCTGTTACTTTTTCGATAGGTTTGATAGAACCATTAGCTAGCACGCTTAGCATTTTATAGTGCAATTCGATGCCAAGGTCTAGTAAATtctcaaaaaaaatcttagcttGGGCTAAACTCTCTTTGGTATCACCTGTAGCTGTAACCAAGGCATTGGCTGTATCTTGTACACAGCTAGCTACAATCATTTCACTGAATTTCATGGCTCCATCAATGAATCGCATTACGGATATGTCAACTTCTATGGTGCCTTCACTTGTTGTTGAATCCACAGCAGCAGCGGTGGAAGATTCCAGGAATAAGTTGGTAAACACAGTCTAGAAcaaaacaaagtttttttttatttttttttattcagatacaagttagcccttgactgcaatctctccgatggtaagtgataatgcagtctaagatgatagcgcgctaacctggaaggggtatggcagttaaacccatacccctttggttttacacggcatcgtaccggaacgctaaatcgcttgaaggcacggctttgccggtagggtggtaactagccacggccgaagccttccaccagacagataccatacatatatacctatctatattctatatctatatagatagatattcGTATATCTGTAAAATtcgaagtcctgactgactgacttatatatcaacgcacagcctaaacagctggtcttagagacatgaaatttggagggtctgttctttgtaaaaagtagttACCCACTAATagaggatttttcaaaatttcacgtCTCActgtccacgaggacgaagtcacgagcataagttagtataatatatgaaacgaaaaggtgactgactgactgagctatcgacgcacagttcaaactactgcatggatcgggttgaaatttggcttgTAGATTGCTATTgtgacttagacatccgctaagaaaggattcatgaaaattccacctctgatgaagtcgcgagcataagctagtccatactattattataaatgcgaaagtgtgtctgtctgtctgtctgctagcttttcacggctcaaccgttcagaagaggtagcttgcaacccgggaaaggacattttttatcccggaaaatttaagagttcccataggatttttaagaacctaaatccacgcatacgaagtcgcgggcataagctagtatttaataaaagttcAACACTTACCAGTGCCACCAGGAAGACGGTTGCGCTCTTCATGTTGAAAGTTTAAGTCACTCAGTTGAAGTCACTCTCAATAATGATCCTACTGATTACCGCACCgactttttatacctacttagaacaATGCATTGAAATTGTTTGCAAAAAagccatattaattatttgttatgtCAATAACATAATGCATAATGTAAATAGCGCacactaaatattattttcagggTTGATACAGTATCTTTCTTTGTATACGATGACTTTTTAGTTGTCTTGCAAAAGCAACCAAgcaaagtcatcatcatcaaccaatagacgtccactgctggacataggtctcttgtagggacttccacagtcaCACGCAACGGTCTGCCGCCGCCGCCGTAGCAAGCaaccattcatcatcatcatcatgatcaattcatcgccggctcactacctaCTGAGAcaggtctcctgtcagaatgaaaagggtttaggccacagtccgccacaatttttttttgtgtgatgttatttacaaattcacggttttcagatttctccccgaatatctgctataagacctacctacctgccaaatttcatgattctaggtctaagtgatcctataaggattccgttttttattttgaggtacggaaccctgaaaagtgttatttctggtACGATGGTACCCTTTATGTGCGATTCCGACTCcaacttgaccggtttttctttTACCCTTTGTATTGACTCCAAACCGATAGAACGTGTTATAAACATTCCTAATATCGAAAAGACAAGCTGTATCATTTTCCCCGTTCCCGCAAATCACCCTTTCAATAAAGGAAAATCTGAGTCGTAAACATCAGTGCCGCGAGCTGAGGTTGCTTTCCTATTTCAGCTCAGAAATGAAACTATAAAGctgatattattatactctGGTACCGCAGTGGTGTCTCCGATGTACGATAACATACACTTAttgcaaagtaaataaagcttaatttgaGTTATCAAAAGACACTGTGCGTCAGCTCCACTCTAGTCTGCAGGTGTGTGTCACAACGCAAGTCATTCATAATCATTTTACTTTGTTTCTTTGAATGTCATAGTACTAGTAGATGAAGCAGGGATAACATCTGTTCATTTATTCCGACACGAGTCGTAGTTAATAGTATCCTCGCATGGAACGTGTTCGTAGCTCCGTCGCCTACACAGCGGCTACATGATTTATTGCGCGCTCCCAGATCGATCCTATTCCGATTCGCTATTTCCGCTATTCCATCTACATATATCCAACATAATCATTTTACATTGTTTCTCTTATGGAGTATTGAATGTCATAGTATTAGTAGATGGAGCAGGGATAACATCTGTCCATTTATTCCGACACGAGTCGTAGTTAATAGTATCCTCGTATGGAACGTGTTCGTAGCTCCGTCGCCTACACAGCGGCTACATGATTTATTGCGCGCTCCCAGATCGATGCTATTCCGATTCGCTATTTCCGCTATTCCATCTATATCTaacataatcattttaaattgtttctcttatggTTGAATGTCATAGTACTAGTAGATGAAGCAGGGATAACATCTGTCCATTTATTCCGACACGAGTCGTAGTTAATAGTATCCTCGTATGGAACGTGTTCGTAGCTCCGTCGCCTACACAGCGGCTACATGATTTATTGCGCGCTCCCAGATCGATGGTATTCCGATTCGCTATTTCCGCTATTCCATCTATATCTAACTACTAGTAGATGGAGCAGGGATAACATCTGTCCATTTATTCCGACACGAGTCGTAGTTAATAGTATCCTCGTATGGAACGTGTTCGTAGCTCCGTCGCCTACACAGCGGCTACATGATTTATTGCGCGCTCCCAGATCGATGCTATTCCGATTCGCTATTTCCGCTATTCCATCTATATCTAACATAATCATTTTACATTGTTTCTCTTATGGAGTATTGAATGTCATAGTACTAGTAGATGGAGCAGGGATAACATCTGTTCATTTATTCCGACGCGAGTCGCACAAATATAGACTGCACTCATAGACTAATGTATTACTTTATAAACGTGCTCCGTACATGATGTATTGCGTATTCCCAGATCGATCCAAGCGACGCTATTTCCGCCATTCCATATACGACATATCTAATCATTTTGCATACAGCTCACAAACATCGAAAGCTATTCTGAAAGCACATTATCAAACATTTAAGGTCgaaattaatcatcatcatgatcaacccatcgggaACTACTGagcccgggtctcctctcagaatgagaagggttttcccATAGCCATCGCTGACCTagtgcggacttcacacacctatgagaacatagTGGAGAtttctcaagcatgcaggtttcacgatgttttccttcaccgttaaagcaagtgatgtttaattgcttaaaacacgcataactccgaaaagttagagatgcgtgcccgtgATCGAACTCCTAGCCTCCCCGCTTtccgaaattaataaattaaaaaaggaatCGAATCAAATAAATTAACAACCATCAGCGGTGATGTACAGTTAATTTCAAACCTGTTGCTCAGTCAAAAAGTAATGTATCTAGTTAAACTCTGCACGTCATGAAAATTTAACGAATCGAAATCTGCCTATCATGAAAGTTTCACGTTTTATCTACTCGTAGCTCGCGTGTAAGAGATTTGTCGATTCCCATCTCTCCTGAGCGATGGGAACATTGGCACGATGCCAGGCGATATTAACCCGTTCACCCCTCTCCATTACAACACTCTGGATGCTGCTTCACACCGTCACTTCGTAATCCATACGTATGACTATTGCACTTCTatgtatatgtatttatttatttatttatttatttttattattcatgtaccaaaaattgtagttacaaagtaataataaattaagttacatcggaaatgcttatctctaaacagaaatttcttccagcttcccattcaaggttgtgagtaaggcgtatcaagacgtggaataggtctacggtactagaatctaataaactacataaactCTATATGTACATATAGAGACGAGAATTTAACCTATAAGTAGACGTCGATTGCCTAAAAAGGGAAGGTCTTGGTTTTTTTTTagtgagactagcttatgctcgcgacttcgtccacgtggactacacaaattttaaacccgtatttcaccctcttaggtgtttaatttccaaaaatcctttcttagcggatgcctacgtcataatagctacctgtatgccaaatttctgcccgatccgtccagtagttggagctgtgcgttgatagatcagtcagtcagtcagtcaccttttccttttatagaagactagattatgctcgcgacttcgtccacgtgaattacacaaatttcaaacccgtatttcaccctcttaggtgtttaatttccaaaaatcctttcttagcggatgcctacgttataatagctacctatctgcatgccaaatttcagcccgatccgtccagtagtttgagctgtgcattgatagattagtcaggcaggcagtcagtcaccctttccttttatatatttagaagaagaagataaaagATCGATAAACATTGCGACGGTGCTGTAAGATCGATAACGATAAGCGACGATAAGCTAAAACAGGAAAATTAGCTTTCCCTTTCAAAGGAAAAACATTCTAGGGACGAGTATGTAACAAGAATTCCCGTTTGTGCATGGTGCGTAGGTAACTAGTTTTCGCTTCCGACTGCAGCGTCCTTTCGAGGTAGCTAACTTCTATATCCAGTCGCAAAGTAGATGTGGAATATACCATAAATCTTGTGTTGCTGATAGACAGCAAACTTTAAaagcaatttttaaatttgctttaatatatttttatgtatttccttatttaattttcttcttgTTCTTTAGGAGGGAGATTTCTTAATATTGTaacaaaccggtcaagtgcgcaAATGGTTCCGTACAATTTggtttggaaatttataatttctaaatttctggtctggtctggtctggtgggaggtttcggctgtggctagttaccaccctaccggcaaaaccgtgcgcgccaagcgatttagcgttccggtacgatgccgtgtagaaaccaaagaggcatgggtttaataaaaacttccataactcttccaggttagcccacttccatttcagactgcatcgtcacttaccaccaggtgagattgcagtcaaggactaacttgtatctgaataaataaatacaaagaaTACGGGTAGTATTCCCACCAAAGAACAGATTTTACTCAATTCTCTTAAGTGCATAGCCGCATTTTGTTCAAGAACATTTCTCGAGAATCAGGTGCATTAGCTAGTTTAACATTTAAGTTCGTTAATTAACCTGAGCTTAGCGGGACCAATACCCCGGGACGGGCGCGGGCTGATGCCCTTTAGTTGGTTTATTCCTCTTTGCTCAGGAcgatatacctattacctacttaaaatttaagaacactataaaatcagaaatgaggagatccgtaggagaactagagtaaccgacatagctcaacgggttgcgaagctgaagtggcaatgggcagggcacatagttcgtaaaaccgatagacgttggagtcccaaggtgctgaaatggcgacctcgcaccggaagacgcagtgttggaagaccccccactagggaCTAGACTccccgcagggagccgctggattcaggcggcgcaagaccgtggcgtgtggaggtccctacaagagacctatgtcaagcagtggacCGATGATGAAACTTTATACTACAGAGTTCCAAAAATAAGTTTGGCgttcatcgtcaaccgatagatgtccacagctggacataagtgATAAGGATATAAGTGTTTTTGAAGGAACCACAACATGTTGCCATCTTGCACCTGGATACGGATTGCGACCTAAGCTCTCCTTTTATAGAGTTCTGCATTAACTTTCGAAGTCAGGAACAGAGATCACAGATAAagtaattggcaccggctccaaaaatattatacagAACTAAGTACATTAACTCTTGTACATACCTAAAGTTttcgataataaattaaattatttttaatttgtagtgtTTATGGTTAAATTGAATtcggttttaaattttttttacgtgGATAGTGAATAGTTGGACGGATGGCATCAAGCtaaaagaagtaggtacaatacttAAACTATCTACTGGTGATAAAGTACAAGATCAAAGTGGAATAAACCTTTTAGTTAGCAAAGTATGTTTTACTACTTTAGCTCTCAAGTTTAATGTAAAAGTTTGTTATAAGTATTTCAGACTTGAAAACCAAGTTATAAAGATATCGTAATTAAAATCTCATCTGTTGCTTTTAgtaaacatatttaaaaatgtaaaagtaattaatgttgagataattaattaatgagaTGAGAGTATCTTGTCttacttaaaaaaccggccaagtgcaagtcagactcgtgcaccgagggttccgtattgcctacagaagaagtaaaacggtaaggACCACTTTTGTTACCAAACcgcaaaacaattttttttttctagattttacacgataaatcaaaaaatattatgcataaaaataaataaaaatctgttttagcatCTAACATGtagagccctttcatatgataacacactttgaaaagttatcttactttgaattaatattgaaaatactaaatagttttttttttaaatagagatagcgagcaaacgagcaggcgggtcacctgatgttaagtgattaccgtcgcccatgaacatttgcagcaccagaggaaccgccgatgcgttgccggccttttaggaatttgttggtccgccccttgaagaaccccatgttgtaatctagtgggaacaccgccgataggagttggtttcacagtttgcatgtgtttttggtgatgtaaccacaaattcgaggttttcggattttttcctttacttgtgctataactataagacctgcctgcttgccaaatttcataataattctAAGTCATcgtgatcatcatgatcaactgatcatgatgatcacaTTCAGTTCGTCCAAACCATAGGTACAAAACAAGTACATCTGCATATTTAAATGTACAATACATTCTTATAACATCATAccaattaattaagtatatagAAACATAACATAAATTGGTTCAGTCTAAGTAATTGAAAAATCTCTACCAACATTCAAAAAAATACACGAAGCTTTGTAAAACAGTAGCGAAAGAAAAACGAGATAAATTACCTGATTGAACCGATCGATTATAGTAGAGATGGACTATTTCACaaatagcatgtgaaaaatcacgagaAAAGCCTTTTTGATATAAGCACTTGAAAtttcaaatgttcatgggcggtggtaatcacttaacatcaggtgacccgaatgctcgtttgctcgctatttttatttttaaataattataaaatcacGAGAAAAGCCTTTTGGTATTTAATACTTTAACTATTTCACTgaaaatatagaatagaatagaatagaatagaataatgtttattcgaggtatataggtggtacatggtgtaggcaatatcgtcctgtacagcagtgcaacacctcgaacaggtaggccactcagcttgtgttgagacgtcgggcccctcagacacaaacctctagagcaaatatctgaggtaccagatgccccaacgctgattttcagtgaccgccttttaaatattacctaaacgtcagtggcatagaatatataaagttggcgagtaaatggataaataaaatgaaataaagtgtttaaagtttttaaatttaaagtgatataggacataaaagaagaaataagaaataatacattgaaatagatgttgtaaattgtaagaataggaaaattgtacgatagtttttttttctttttgtataataaagaaaaaataaaataaaataaaatagctcgcaaggtgtggatgaaaaggtaaagtttggtaagataaataaattaaataaattttgactaaatctgtaacttttgaatatttaaaagatgtttttcaaatgttcatgggcggcggtaataacTTAACAtctggtgacccgcctgctcgtttgctcgctatttttattcaaaaaatatatataaaatcacAAGAAAAGCCTTTTGATATTTAATACTTTAACTATATCACTGAAAAtatcaaatgttcatgggcggcggtaataacTTAACAtctggtgacccgcctgctcgtttgctcgctatgtttattcaaaaaatatatataaaatcacAAGAAAAGCCTTTTGATATTTAATACTTTAACTATTTCACTGAAAAtatcaaatgttcatgggcggcggtaatcactaaacatctggtgacccgcctgctcgtttgctcgctgtttttatttaaaaaatatatataaaatcacGAGAAAAGCCTTTTGATATTTAACACTTGCTATTAATTCCACATATTATAatccaaatgaaaatgatttaaaattagcAATCATGCCCATCGCTAGTCCGCAGAATGGTGAAAAACGATCTCGGGGGCGGCAATCGAATCTTAGTGTTTGCGGATGATTACGTAGACTTGTAATGCAAATTGAAATGGAAAGTGGACGCCCGCTGTTTGCTCTCCGTCGGGGCGTCCGGCGCCGCAGATTATTGCGATTTGCGATCCAATGGAACACGCATATTTTGTTACTtagtttagactagcttatgctcgcgacttcgtccgcgtggactacaaaatttcaaacccctatttcacccccttaggagttgaattttcaaaaatcctttcttagcggatgcctacgccataatagctatctgcatgccgaatttcagcccgatctgtccagtagtttgagctgtgcgttgatagatcagtcaggcagtcagtcagtcagtcagtcagtcagtcagtcagtcagtcagtcagtcagtcagtcagtcagtcagtcaccttttccgtttatacatatagattaaaaatttaatttggaCTTTAtggattgatttttttttgtccaataaaaaccggtcaaaagCCAGTcggacacgaagggttccgtaccatcggaATTCATATAAAATGCAATACTTTTATGAGCAACGCTGCGCGATAATGacggatttttttctttacgatgtaaccacaaatttacttaattttatttttttattagtttttagatTCTTTGTACTGGtgataaatttcatgattctaggtgaacgggaagtacaaaatataggttttcttgacagacacgacggacagacagacagacagccaacaaaatgatcctaataagggttccttttaccttttgaggtatacggaaccctaaaaaattattgCTTATCACTTGTAGGTTGTAAACTGGAGTCCTTTTCTATTATTTAAGGAGGAAATCTTCTACAAACTTCTAATCAAATAAATACTCTGCATGGCCGACTCGACCTGATCTCTAATGTATAACATTTGGACCCCTATATATAGGGCTAGGTACATTACAAGAAAcgtttaattaaaatgttttcagaTCGCATAATATTTACCCTTCTCGATCCCGTTGcttcttatttgaataaaattttatagccTCGGGGCGCcttacctgaaacaaaaagaATCATGTAAAGAGAAGTCCGTTAACATttcataagtatattatatggATGTATTagatgtatattgtatattaatACAGATGTACGTGAACTTAGATGAACAGACAATagacatcactacccatattataaattcgtgtgtttgtttgttgacttgtccttcaatcacgccgcaacggacaACTCACCACCTCCCACGGCCCCACCAACCTGGCTATTATATGGACCGAAAcgtgggagggcgcccgttcggtacttgctcggtggctctttcccggggcgccttcttgacttgACAAATTCTTTCTATCTTATCCTTGTCCCTTtgagtctttctcccctttctggggcagattTACACGAAAACGCGTGCCCCACGGTCTGGATCCTTTCTCAGCCTCGCGAAGAACAGAGTGGAATACGCAACTTACAGCTGACATGCCAACCTTAGCTAGTCGGAGAGGCACGCAAAGAAGATAGCAACAAAACTTGTAGTGCCATTGTAGGGGCTGATTAGGCATTGTTATAGGGGCTGACTAAGCATTACTCGGTAGCTAAAGCAGATCGCGTAATGGGTAGCCAGTCCCTACCAACCGGTCGTGGAGCGAACACGCgctcacaaataaactctgttCCAAAAGGTTCGCAGTGTATAATTAACTGTCCCAATACACCACCCCAAGACATCCCAATAGTAGAGAAGGCCAAACCTCACACCATGCATAACACGGGGAGGTCTTGATATAAGAATTCATATtacaacataataattgcacttCTCAAACTGAAAGATTAATGAGCGTAAAGTTTTCATCGTTATGTCTCTCAGAATTTGTTACGACCGTTAACTTTAACCGTTTATAGGGCTATAAAAGACACGTTTAATCGCTGTAGGAAGCCGTCGGCGATAGACTCTAACATTCGTTAGATACTAATATTTTCTAGATATAGCCTATAAATGATTAAGTTCCTGCGGTAGTAAGGCGGCGGTGCGGGATGGTGACAGT is a genomic window of Maniola hyperantus chromosome 12, iAphHyp1.2, whole genome shotgun sequence containing:
- the LOC138403117 gene encoding uncharacterized protein, with protein sequence MKSATVFLVALTVFTNLFLESSTAAAVDSTTSEGTIEVDISVMRFIDGAMKFSEMIVASCVQDTANALVTATGDTKESLAQAKIFFENLLDLGIELHYKMLSVLANGSIKPIEKVTDDVSQAIVMERAKWSDISEILAELVELKVDLDEKMRVNFANADVIEVTLEEVLSKNTSVA